A genome region from Drosophila simulans strain w501 chromosome 2R, Prin_Dsim_3.1, whole genome shotgun sequence includes the following:
- the LOC6733290 gene encoding pneumococcal serine-rich repeat protein isoform X14, with translation MDLSLERDSSALGSLFQQIINDMKNTSPLWEDFVAKAGKLHTCLRAAIQAIAAYLDAFQKIADAATNSRGASKEIGTALTRVCLRHKAVETRLKTFTSAIMDCLVQPLQERIEDWKRTVATIDKDHAKEYKRCRSELKKRSSDTLRLQKKARKGQTDGLQSLMDSHMQDVTLRRAELEEVEKKSLRAAMVEERLRYCSFVHMLQPVVHEECEVMSELGHLQEAMQSIALVTKEPSVLPQASEELIHDAKASINLYPESPGGGSGSQGGGCSNSLGSRKSSVCSISSMNSSGSSNSPGHHHYPRSLSQFVTPAIRLKPGESSDSGFCSSPALTTQTSNATNQTANVSTWPPHSQDGVDTLPPTADRPHTISTAYEKGHQRPPLTVYTFQNPETIHESGSCLNNGTAAPNGQPLSGQATPGTQKSPAASLSRPPLPVKPAHVRCSSLERPLSAQSNHRQGSGNNLLQRQCPSPIPAHITKELSAAHHAQQQQQQNQQPQTPPTYVNMSELATMAALKQTNQQQKPSTPPLQQQSSIDSTSSQHSNDSTGSHQLLQQQHHQSQQNHHSATATRSHSISSTASSLHSHPSIDSTVACGSLVGQHNHSTSTNTNTTSPSSGSSTPQNHYSPLLTNSPTSTAAGTPSGSSLGPGSGLGFVYQVSSPTPPSSEVLKITEQAAAGQDQGPANSVADETDERSRASVLQKASMFEKAAAAAAVSPPAPIQIASGSPASGGGTRRSEAEQQEMDKSFEDSIQALNNLIGELDSFQREIDEGKVKPPSNIISGSTTSSNNNNTTTSSISSSDNNNLPATSNIEPCAISNQTNSSGCGTDISDTTSDELAGDDMDVRRRDRDRDRDLLGASDSELSRCYVSETSSLTGGLTAGGYENPTFAHFAANANREDAVSLASDSVCLGQPRHAYVDTCSDSGSAVVVIYDHQIPNTPDIEFVKQNSEIVVLRTKDPQPHALQLHEMRELQQLPANLAGSPDSSPDSAGGQPPPTATVAPAKQRLSSFRATSEQQLQLLGRGSPQRGKTPSEQAVQSRPQDQHFPQTQQQDIDGSSPPVELARRQLPPKPTSLSIFNGPVPTAGDRPVVPRKSDFKADLDAKIRRQKLKVKQQLQQQQQQETQQQQQAPQEQQHSPQSPPTRNCNVTNQQAANITASASESASAFATATASTDPYPNPNHRMPNQSQTATSNHTQCKTPTMALSPSSPRGHLPLSSSSLSSLPLPATTSSPSNARPSMLPASDRPPAHPYVCSNAPANPHHANSISNANAHLKPCITPRPASLSGGAAGGGSTRIGRRSSINQAKPPPPVRRSSSVTPSPNASVGTFRTSSPAAGGGGGGGIYAQPKLVNSMSSFRTSSPSPNGHAHPLPPTQPKANPNLIAQLNARLSGKQQQQHVEGIYGNQQAPGGESIYMRSGLSMSQPQQQQHYDAAAQSPNMRQAHSHQHHQPPQQQHYTCPPPLEDPPPPPIYAAGASATMPKKMARPPTGQNASHSSAYAAASSTATLPKNMMQQQQQRLQQQQYQQPAGMGIGNGNGHLGQRPQLPLPQQKLRAAQQQHLAEQQQHQQHQLQQQHQQQQQHQQHQQHQQRQPPIPSRHSSVQQKIFVSTNPFIQTTAVKFHSPSASPTCGSPVTGSLASIYATTSRGGHHHQQQQAQQQQQHYYRDAAGGNSNGGAAYYNHNAHAHSQAHHPNYATSTNIEKTGSIRAKTKAEFLENLNAKLAKQGMSGRAFAVRNLINSKALMYQNPQKLSRPSAQYRRPPTYPNTSTTTNATCEDQC, from the exons GCGCCTCCAAGGAGATCGGCACCGCCCTGACCCGCGTTTGCCTCCGCCATAAAGCGGTTGAGACACGTCTGAAGACTTTCACCAGCGCCATCATGGATTGCCTGGTGCAGCCGCTGCAGGAAAGGATCGAGGACTGGAAGCGCACGGTGGCCACCATCGACAAAGACCATGCCAAAGAGTACAAGCGCTGTCGCAGTGAGCTAAAGAAGCGCTCCAGCGACACGCTGCGCCTGCAGAAGAAGGCGCGCAAGGGCCAGACGGACGGATTGCAGTCCCTGATGGACTCGCACATGCAGGATGTCACCCTGCGCCGGGCGGAACTGGAGGAAGTCGAGAAGAAATCCTTGAGGGCGGCCATGGTGGAGGAGCGTCTGCGCTACTGCAGCTTCGTCCACATGCTTCAGCCAGTGGTGCACGAGGAGTGCGAGGTCATGTCAGAGTTGGGTCACCTACAG GAAGCCATGCAGTCAATTGCCCTAGTAACCAAGGAGCCCAGTGTTCTGCCCCAGGCCTCCGAGGAGCTAATCCACGACGCTAAGGCCAGCATTAATCTGTACCCGGAGTCCCCGGGTGGCGGTTCCGGCTCGCAGGGCGGCGGCTGCTCCAACTCGCTGGGATCCCGAAAGAGCTCCGTCTGCTCCATCAGCAGTATGAACAGCAGCGGCTCGAGCAACTCACCCGGCCACCACCACTATCCGCGCTCCCTGTCGCAG tttgtaACGCCCGCAATTCGCTTGAAACCTGGTGAATCCAGTGATAGTGGATTTTGCTCATCGCCAGCTTTAACAACACag ACTTCGAATGCAACGAACCAGACGGCAAATGTCTCCACCTGGCCCCCACATTCCCAGGATGGCGTCGACACCCTGCCACCGACCGCTGACCGTCCGCACACGATTTCGACGGCATACGAAAAGGGTCACCAGCGTCCGCCGCTTACCGTCTACACGTTCCAAAACCCGGAGACCATTCACGAGTCGGGCAGCTGCCTGAACAACGGAACCGCAGCCCCTAATGGACAGCCGTTATCCGGACAAGCCACTCCGGGCACCCAGAAATCACCGGCTGCCTCACTTAGCCGGCCTCCCTTGCCAGTT AAGCCAGCCCATGTG CGCTGCTCGTCGTTGGAGCGACCCCTTTCGGCCCAGAGTAACCACCGCCAGGGTAGCGGGAATAACCTGCTGCAGCGCCAGTGCCCCTCGCCGATTCCGGCTCATATCACGAAAG AGCTGTCCGCAGCGCATCatgcacagcagcagcagcagcaaaatcagcAGCCCCAGACGCCGCCCACCTATGTGAACATGTCGGAGCTGGCCACCATGGCCGCTTTGAAGCAGACCAACCAGCAGCAAAAGCCCTCTACGCCGCctctgcagcagcagagctCCATTGACTCGACCAGCTCCCAGCATTCCAACGACTCCACCGGCTCGCatcagctcctccagcagcagcatcatcaatCGCAGCAGAATCACCACTCAGCCACTGCCACACGCTCCCATTCCATATCCTCGACGGCCTCGTCACTTCACTCGCATCCGTCGATCGACTCCACCGTCGCTTGCGGCTCGCTGGTGGGCCAGCACAACCACAGCACCAGCACCAACACGAACACCACCTCGCCGTCCAGTGGCAGCTCCACGCCACAGAACCATTACTCGCCCCTGCTAACCAACTCCCCCACGTCCACTGCCGCAGGTACTCCCAGTGGCAGCAGCTTAGGTCCTGGGTCCGGTTTGGGATTTGTCTACCAGGTCAGCTCCCCGACACCTCCCTCCAGCGAGGTGCTGAAGATCACCGAGCAGGCCGCAGCAGGACAGGATCAGGGTCCAGCCAACAGCGTAGCGGACGAGACGGATGAGCGATCAAGGGCCTCTGTCCTGCAGAAGGCTTCAATGTTCGAAaaggcggcagcagcggcagcggtcTCGCCTCCAGCTCCCATTCAGATTGCATCCGGTTCCCCAGCTTCGGGAGGCGGAACTCGACGATCCGAggcggagcagcaggaaaTGG ACAAGTCTTTCGAAGATTCAATACAAGCactaaacaatttaattggcGAACTAGACTCGTTCCAACGCGAGATCGATGAGGGCAAGGTCAAGCCGCCGAGCAACATCATAAgcggcagcaccaccagcagcaacaacaacaatacgacgaccagcagcatcagcagcagcgacaacaacaacctgcccgccaccagcaacatcgAGCCCTGCGCCATCAGCAATCAGACGAACTCGAGCGGCTGTGGAACGGACATATCCGACACCACGTCCGACGAACTGGCCGGCGACGATATGGACGTCAGGCggcgggatcgggatcgggaccGGGATCTGCTGGGCGCCAGCGATTCGGAGCTGAGTCGCTGCTATGTGAGCGAGACGAGTTCGCTGACCGGTGGCCTAACGGCCGGCGGTTACGAGAATCCCACTTTCGCGCACTTCGCGGCCAATGCGAATCGGGAGGACGCTGTTTCGCTGGCCTCCGACAGCGTTTGTCTCGGCCAGCCGCGCCACGCCTATGTGGATACCTGCAGCGACAGCGGCAGTGCCGTGGTGGTAATCTACGACCACCAGATTCCCAACACGCCCGACATTGAGTTTGTGAAGCAGAACTCCGAGATTGTAGTGCTGCGGACCAAGGATCCGCAGCCACACGCGCTGCAGCTGCACGAGATGCGCGAGCTGCAGCAGTTGCCCGCCAATTTGGCCGGTTCGCCGGACTCCTCGCCGGACTCTGCCGGTGGCCAGCCACCGCCAACAGCAACTGTGGCGCCCGCCAAGCAGCGACTCTCCTCGTTTCGCGCCACCAGtgagcagcagttgcagctccTCGGACGCGGCAGCCCGCAAAGAGGTAAAACACCCAGTGAGCAGGCGGTACAGAGCAGGCCACAGGACCAGCATTTTCCACAGACACAACAGCAGGATATTGACGGCAGTAGCCCACCAGTAGAACTTGCAAGGCGCCAGCTGCCCCCCAAGCCCACCAGCTTGAGTATTTTTAACGGCCCCGTGCCCACTGCGGGCGATAGGCCTGTCGTGCCGAGAAAGTCGGACTTTAAGGCCGATCTAGATGCTAAAATACGCAGGCAAAAGCTGAAGGTTaaacagcagttgcagcagcagcagcagcaagaaacgcagcagcagcagcaagcacCACAAGAACAGCAACACTCACCACAGTCGCCCCCAACCAGAAACTGTAATGTCACTAATCAACAAGCCGCCAATATTACTGCATCTGCATCAGAATCAGCATCTGCATTTGCAACCGCAACAGCATCCACAGACCCGTACCCGAATCCAAATCATAGAATGCCAAACCAAAGTCAGACAGCCACATCCAATCACACGCAGTGCAAGACGCCCACAATGGCATTGTCACCGTCATCACCTCGCGGCCATTTGCCATTATCATCGTCATCGCTATCGTCATTACCATTACCAGCCACCACTTCATCACCATCAAATGCCCGGCCATCGATGTTGCCCGCCAGTGACCGACCACCCGCCCATCCATATGTGTGCTCCAATGCCCCAGCCAATCCCCACCACGCCAATAGCATTTCCAATGCCAATGCCCATCTCAAGCCGTGCATTACGCCCCGGCCGGCTTCTTTGTCgg gaggagcagccggcGGTGGCTCCACGCGCATCGGGCGTCGCTCGTCTATCAATCAGGCCAAGCCACCGCCGCCAGTCAGACGCAGTTCGTCGGTGACCCCCAGTCCCAATGCCTCGGTCGGG ACGTTCCGCACCTCATCACCAGCCGCGGGCGGAGGGGGTGGCGGCGGCATATACGCCCAGCCCAAACTGGTCAACAGCATGTCCAGCTTCCGCACCAGCAGCCCCAGTCCCAACGGACATGCTCACCCACTGCCACCGACACAGCCAAAGGCGAATCCGAACCTAATTGCACAGCTCAATGCACGACTCAGCggcaaacagcagcagcagcacgtcGAGGGGATCTACGGCAACCAGCAGGCGCCCGGAGGAGAGTCGATCTACATGCGGAGTGGCCTGTCCATGTcgcagccgcaacagcagcaacactatGACG CAGCTGCGCAATCGCCGAACATGAGACAGGCTCATTCccatcagcaccaccagccgccgcagcagcagcactacACCTGTCCGCCTCCTCTGGAGGATcccccaccgccgcccattTACGCCGCCGGTGCATCGGCCACGATGCCAAAGAAGATGGCCCGTCCGCCCACTGGCCAGAACGCGTCTCACTCGAGCGCCTATGCAGCAGCCTCGTCCACGGCCACGCTGCCCAAGAAtatgatgcagcagcagcagcagcggttgcagcagcagcagtatcaACAGCCGGCAGGCATGGGCATTGGCAACGGCAATGGGCACTTAGGTCAGCGTCCGCAGTTGCCGCTGCCCCAGCAGAAGCTTAGAGctgcacagcagcagcacttggcggagcagcagcaacaccagcaacatcagctgcagcagcagcatcagcaacaacagcagcaccagcaacaccaacaacaccagcaacgCCAGCCGCCCATTCCTTCACGCCACTCAAGTGTGCAGCAAAAGATATTCGTCTCCACGAATCCATTCATACAGACAACGGCCGTCAAGTTTCACTCGCCCTCGGCCTCGCCCACGTGCGGCTCGCCCGTTACTGGGTCCTTGGCCAGCATTTATGCCACAACCTCGCGTGGCGGCcaccatcaccagcagcagcaggctcagcagcagcagcagcactacTATCGCGATGCTGCCGGGGGCAACAGCAACGGCGGCGCTGCCTACTATAACCACaatgcccatgcccattcccagGCACATCATCCAA ACTATGCCACAAGCACAAATATCGAAAAGACTGGCAGTATTCGGGCCAAGACCAAGGCCGAATTCCTCGAGAATCTCAACGCGAAGCTGGCGAAGCAGGGAATGTCTGGACGAGCATTTGCCGTGCGAAATCTCATCAACAGCAAGGCCCTG ATGTATCAAAATCCGCAAAAACTATCGCGACCCAGTGCGCAATACCGTAGACCACCCACCTATCCCAACACCAGCACAACCACCAATGCCACTTGCGAAGATCAGTGCTAA
- the LOC6733290 gene encoding pneumococcal serine-rich repeat protein isoform X10, with protein MDLSLERDSSALGSLFQQIINDMKNTSPLWEDFVAKAGKLHTCLRAAIQAIAAYLDAFQKIADAATNSRGASKEIGTALTRVCLRHKAVETRLKTFTSAIMDCLVQPLQERIEDWKRTVATIDKDHAKEYKRCRSELKKRSSDTLRLQKKARKGQTDGLQSLMDSHMQDVTLRRAELEEVEKKSLRAAMVEERLRYCSFVHMLQPVVHEECEVMSELGHLQEAMQSIALVTKEPSVLPQASEELIHDAKASINLYPESPGGGSGSQGGGCSNSLGSRKSSVCSISSMNSSGSSNSPGHHHYPRSLSQFVTPAIRLKPGESSDSGFCSSPALTTQTSNATNQTANVSTWPPHSQDGVDTLPPTADRPHTISTAYEKGHQRPPLTVYTFQNPETIHESGSCLNNGTAAPNGQPLSGQATPGTQKSPAASLSRPPLPVKPAHVRCSSLERPLSAQSNHRQGSGNNLLQRQCPSPIPAHITKELSAAHHAQQQQQQNQQPQTPPTYVNMSELATMAALKQTNQQQKPSTPPLQQQSSIDSTSSQHSNDSTGSHQLLQQQHHQSQQNHHSATATRSHSISSTASSLHSHPSIDSTVACGSLVGQHNHSTSTNTNTTSPSSGSSTPQNHYSPLLTNSPTSTAAGTPSGSSLGPGSGLGFVYQVSSPTPPSSEVLKITEQAAAGQDQGPANSVADETDERSRASVLQKASMFEKAAAAAAVSPPAPIQIASGSPASGGGTRRSEAEQQEMDKSFEDSIQALNNLIGELDSFQREIDEGKVKPPSNIISGSTTSSNNNNTTTSSISSSDNNNLPATSNIEPCAISNQTNSSGCGTDISDTTSDELAGDDMDVRRRDRDRDRDLLGASDSELSRCYVSETSSLTGGLTAGGYENPTFAHFAANANREDAVSLASDSVCLGQPRHAYVDTCSDSGSAVVVIYDHQIPNTPDIEFVKQNSEIVVLRTKDPQPHALQLHEMRELQQLPANLAGSPDSSPDSAGGQPPPTATVAPAKQRLSSFRATSEQQLQLLGRGSPQRGKTPSEQAVQSRPQDQHFPQTQQQDIDGSSPPVELARRQLPPKPTSLSIFNGPVPTAGDRPVVPRKSDFKADLDAKIRRQKLKVKQQLQQQQQQETQQQQQAPQEQQHSPQSPPTRNCNVTNQQAANITASASESASAFATATASTDPYPNPNHRMPNQSQTATSNHTQCKTPTMALSPSSPRGHLPLSSSSLSSLPLPATTSSPSNARPSMLPASDRPPAHPYVCSNAPANPHHANSISNANAHLKPCITPRPASLSGGAAGGGSTRIGRRSSINQAKPPPPVRRSSSVTPSPNASVGLQQQPQHATLSQQNHQLSSSSEHLPPPPPFMLDAMPQIPSSALKVSETVRALAAMRHQPASPVSLRRMQQQQQQQQLQQQQVQQQQPLLQTFRTSSPAAGGGGGGGIYAQPKLVNSMSSFRTSSPSPNGHAHPLPPTQPKANPNLIAQLNARLSGKQQQQHVEGIYGNQQAPGGESIYMRSGLSMSQPQQQQHYDAAAQSPNMRQAHSHQHHQPPQQQHYTCPPPLEDPPPPPIYAAGASATMPKKMARPPTGQNASHSSAYAAASSTATLPKNMMQQQQQRLQQQQYQQPAGMGIGNGNGHLGQRPQLPLPQQKLRAAQQQHLAEQQQHQQHQLQQQHQQQQQHQQHQQHQQRQPPIPSRHSSVQQKIFVSTNPFIQTTAVKFHSPSASPTCGSPVTGSLASIYATTSRGGHHHQQQQAQQQQQHYYRDAAGGNSNGGAAYYNHNAHAHSQAHHPNYATSTNIEKTGSIRAKTKAEFLENLNAKLAKQGMSGRAFAVRNLINSKALMYQNPQKLSRPSAQYRRPPTYPNTSTTTNATCEDQC; from the exons GCGCCTCCAAGGAGATCGGCACCGCCCTGACCCGCGTTTGCCTCCGCCATAAAGCGGTTGAGACACGTCTGAAGACTTTCACCAGCGCCATCATGGATTGCCTGGTGCAGCCGCTGCAGGAAAGGATCGAGGACTGGAAGCGCACGGTGGCCACCATCGACAAAGACCATGCCAAAGAGTACAAGCGCTGTCGCAGTGAGCTAAAGAAGCGCTCCAGCGACACGCTGCGCCTGCAGAAGAAGGCGCGCAAGGGCCAGACGGACGGATTGCAGTCCCTGATGGACTCGCACATGCAGGATGTCACCCTGCGCCGGGCGGAACTGGAGGAAGTCGAGAAGAAATCCTTGAGGGCGGCCATGGTGGAGGAGCGTCTGCGCTACTGCAGCTTCGTCCACATGCTTCAGCCAGTGGTGCACGAGGAGTGCGAGGTCATGTCAGAGTTGGGTCACCTACAG GAAGCCATGCAGTCAATTGCCCTAGTAACCAAGGAGCCCAGTGTTCTGCCCCAGGCCTCCGAGGAGCTAATCCACGACGCTAAGGCCAGCATTAATCTGTACCCGGAGTCCCCGGGTGGCGGTTCCGGCTCGCAGGGCGGCGGCTGCTCCAACTCGCTGGGATCCCGAAAGAGCTCCGTCTGCTCCATCAGCAGTATGAACAGCAGCGGCTCGAGCAACTCACCCGGCCACCACCACTATCCGCGCTCCCTGTCGCAG tttgtaACGCCCGCAATTCGCTTGAAACCTGGTGAATCCAGTGATAGTGGATTTTGCTCATCGCCAGCTTTAACAACACag ACTTCGAATGCAACGAACCAGACGGCAAATGTCTCCACCTGGCCCCCACATTCCCAGGATGGCGTCGACACCCTGCCACCGACCGCTGACCGTCCGCACACGATTTCGACGGCATACGAAAAGGGTCACCAGCGTCCGCCGCTTACCGTCTACACGTTCCAAAACCCGGAGACCATTCACGAGTCGGGCAGCTGCCTGAACAACGGAACCGCAGCCCCTAATGGACAGCCGTTATCCGGACAAGCCACTCCGGGCACCCAGAAATCACCGGCTGCCTCACTTAGCCGGCCTCCCTTGCCAGTT AAGCCAGCCCATGTG CGCTGCTCGTCGTTGGAGCGACCCCTTTCGGCCCAGAGTAACCACCGCCAGGGTAGCGGGAATAACCTGCTGCAGCGCCAGTGCCCCTCGCCGATTCCGGCTCATATCACGAAAG AGCTGTCCGCAGCGCATCatgcacagcagcagcagcagcaaaatcagcAGCCCCAGACGCCGCCCACCTATGTGAACATGTCGGAGCTGGCCACCATGGCCGCTTTGAAGCAGACCAACCAGCAGCAAAAGCCCTCTACGCCGCctctgcagcagcagagctCCATTGACTCGACCAGCTCCCAGCATTCCAACGACTCCACCGGCTCGCatcagctcctccagcagcagcatcatcaatCGCAGCAGAATCACCACTCAGCCACTGCCACACGCTCCCATTCCATATCCTCGACGGCCTCGTCACTTCACTCGCATCCGTCGATCGACTCCACCGTCGCTTGCGGCTCGCTGGTGGGCCAGCACAACCACAGCACCAGCACCAACACGAACACCACCTCGCCGTCCAGTGGCAGCTCCACGCCACAGAACCATTACTCGCCCCTGCTAACCAACTCCCCCACGTCCACTGCCGCAGGTACTCCCAGTGGCAGCAGCTTAGGTCCTGGGTCCGGTTTGGGATTTGTCTACCAGGTCAGCTCCCCGACACCTCCCTCCAGCGAGGTGCTGAAGATCACCGAGCAGGCCGCAGCAGGACAGGATCAGGGTCCAGCCAACAGCGTAGCGGACGAGACGGATGAGCGATCAAGGGCCTCTGTCCTGCAGAAGGCTTCAATGTTCGAAaaggcggcagcagcggcagcggtcTCGCCTCCAGCTCCCATTCAGATTGCATCCGGTTCCCCAGCTTCGGGAGGCGGAACTCGACGATCCGAggcggagcagcaggaaaTGG ACAAGTCTTTCGAAGATTCAATACAAGCactaaacaatttaattggcGAACTAGACTCGTTCCAACGCGAGATCGATGAGGGCAAGGTCAAGCCGCCGAGCAACATCATAAgcggcagcaccaccagcagcaacaacaacaatacgacgaccagcagcatcagcagcagcgacaacaacaacctgcccgccaccagcaacatcgAGCCCTGCGCCATCAGCAATCAGACGAACTCGAGCGGCTGTGGAACGGACATATCCGACACCACGTCCGACGAACTGGCCGGCGACGATATGGACGTCAGGCggcgggatcgggatcgggaccGGGATCTGCTGGGCGCCAGCGATTCGGAGCTGAGTCGCTGCTATGTGAGCGAGACGAGTTCGCTGACCGGTGGCCTAACGGCCGGCGGTTACGAGAATCCCACTTTCGCGCACTTCGCGGCCAATGCGAATCGGGAGGACGCTGTTTCGCTGGCCTCCGACAGCGTTTGTCTCGGCCAGCCGCGCCACGCCTATGTGGATACCTGCAGCGACAGCGGCAGTGCCGTGGTGGTAATCTACGACCACCAGATTCCCAACACGCCCGACATTGAGTTTGTGAAGCAGAACTCCGAGATTGTAGTGCTGCGGACCAAGGATCCGCAGCCACACGCGCTGCAGCTGCACGAGATGCGCGAGCTGCAGCAGTTGCCCGCCAATTTGGCCGGTTCGCCGGACTCCTCGCCGGACTCTGCCGGTGGCCAGCCACCGCCAACAGCAACTGTGGCGCCCGCCAAGCAGCGACTCTCCTCGTTTCGCGCCACCAGtgagcagcagttgcagctccTCGGACGCGGCAGCCCGCAAAGAGGTAAAACACCCAGTGAGCAGGCGGTACAGAGCAGGCCACAGGACCAGCATTTTCCACAGACACAACAGCAGGATATTGACGGCAGTAGCCCACCAGTAGAACTTGCAAGGCGCCAGCTGCCCCCCAAGCCCACCAGCTTGAGTATTTTTAACGGCCCCGTGCCCACTGCGGGCGATAGGCCTGTCGTGCCGAGAAAGTCGGACTTTAAGGCCGATCTAGATGCTAAAATACGCAGGCAAAAGCTGAAGGTTaaacagcagttgcagcagcagcagcagcaagaaacgcagcagcagcagcaagcacCACAAGAACAGCAACACTCACCACAGTCGCCCCCAACCAGAAACTGTAATGTCACTAATCAACAAGCCGCCAATATTACTGCATCTGCATCAGAATCAGCATCTGCATTTGCAACCGCAACAGCATCCACAGACCCGTACCCGAATCCAAATCATAGAATGCCAAACCAAAGTCAGACAGCCACATCCAATCACACGCAGTGCAAGACGCCCACAATGGCATTGTCACCGTCATCACCTCGCGGCCATTTGCCATTATCATCGTCATCGCTATCGTCATTACCATTACCAGCCACCACTTCATCACCATCAAATGCCCGGCCATCGATGTTGCCCGCCAGTGACCGACCACCCGCCCATCCATATGTGTGCTCCAATGCCCCAGCCAATCCCCACCACGCCAATAGCATTTCCAATGCCAATGCCCATCTCAAGCCGTGCATTACGCCCCGGCCGGCTTCTTTGTCgg gaggagcagccggcGGTGGCTCCACGCGCATCGGGCGTCGCTCGTCTATCAATCAGGCCAAGCCACCGCCGCCAGTCAGACGCAGTTCGTCGGTGACCCCCAGTCCCAATGCCTCGGTCGGG ctgcagcagcaaccacagcaCGCGACTCTGTCGCAGCAGAATCACCAACTAAGCAGCTCCAGCGAGCACTtaccgccgccaccgccattCATGCTGGACGCCATGCCCCAGATTCCCAGCTCAGCGCTGAAAGTATCGGAGACGGTAAGAGCCCTGGCAGCCATGCGGCACCAGCCAGCATCACCTGTGTCCCTCAGACgcatgcagcagcaacagcagcagcagcagcttcagcagcaacaggtgcagcagcagcaaccccTATTGCAG ACGTTCCGCACCTCATCACCAGCCGCGGGCGGAGGGGGTGGCGGCGGCATATACGCCCAGCCCAAACTGGTCAACAGCATGTCCAGCTTCCGCACCAGCAGCCCCAGTCCCAACGGACATGCTCACCCACTGCCACCGACACAGCCAAAGGCGAATCCGAACCTAATTGCACAGCTCAATGCACGACTCAGCggcaaacagcagcagcagcacgtcGAGGGGATCTACGGCAACCAGCAGGCGCCCGGAGGAGAGTCGATCTACATGCGGAGTGGCCTGTCCATGTcgcagccgcaacagcagcaacactatGACG CAGCTGCGCAATCGCCGAACATGAGACAGGCTCATTCccatcagcaccaccagccgccgcagcagcagcactacACCTGTCCGCCTCCTCTGGAGGATcccccaccgccgcccattTACGCCGCCGGTGCATCGGCCACGATGCCAAAGAAGATGGCCCGTCCGCCCACTGGCCAGAACGCGTCTCACTCGAGCGCCTATGCAGCAGCCTCGTCCACGGCCACGCTGCCCAAGAAtatgatgcagcagcagcagcagcggttgcagcagcagcagtatcaACAGCCGGCAGGCATGGGCATTGGCAACGGCAATGGGCACTTAGGTCAGCGTCCGCAGTTGCCGCTGCCCCAGCAGAAGCTTAGAGctgcacagcagcagcacttggcggagcagcagcaacaccagcaacatcagctgcagcagcagcatcagcaacaacagcagcaccagcaacaccaacaacaccagcaacgCCAGCCGCCCATTCCTTCACGCCACTCAAGTGTGCAGCAAAAGATATTCGTCTCCACGAATCCATTCATACAGACAACGGCCGTCAAGTTTCACTCGCCCTCGGCCTCGCCCACGTGCGGCTCGCCCGTTACTGGGTCCTTGGCCAGCATTTATGCCACAACCTCGCGTGGCGGCcaccatcaccagcagcagcaggctcagcagcagcagcagcactacTATCGCGATGCTGCCGGGGGCAACAGCAACGGCGGCGCTGCCTACTATAACCACaatgcccatgcccattcccagGCACATCATCCAA ACTATGCCACAAGCACAAATATCGAAAAGACTGGCAGTATTCGGGCCAAGACCAAGGCCGAATTCCTCGAGAATCTCAACGCGAAGCTGGCGAAGCAGGGAATGTCTGGACGAGCATTTGCCGTGCGAAATCTCATCAACAGCAAGGCCCTG ATGTATCAAAATCCGCAAAAACTATCGCGACCCAGTGCGCAATACCGTAGACCACCCACCTATCCCAACACCAGCACAACCACCAATGCCACTTGCGAAGATCAGTGCTAA